A region from the Triticum aestivum cultivar Chinese Spring chromosome 3D, IWGSC CS RefSeq v2.1, whole genome shotgun sequence genome encodes:
- the LOC123074270 gene encoding chitinase 10, with translation MSSKPPISTPAMAPHARGLRFLIAVAVFSAATAVAGARHGAAGQCRPVGAIVTEELYSSLFLHKDDAVCPAKGFYTYASFIRATRKFPKFGATGDLVTRRREVAAFLAQISHETTGGWATAPDGPYSWGLCYKEEISPQSSYCDATDKQWPCYPGKSYHGRGPIQISWNFNYGPAGQALGFDGLRNPELVANCSDTAFQTALWFWMTPRETKPSCHQVMVGEYRPSRADAAANRTAGFGLVTNIVNGGLECNVADDARVNNRIGFYRRYCQVLGVDVGPNLDCAHQLPY, from the exons ATGTCGAGCAAGCCGCCAATAAGCACTCCAGCAATGGCACCTCACGCGCGCGGCCTCCGTTTCCTCATCGCCGTTGCCGTGTTCTCGGCCGCCACGGCCGTGGCGGGGGCGCGGCACGGCGCCGCCGGGCAGTGCCGCCCGGTGGGGGCGATCGTCACCGAGGAGCTCTACTCGTCCCTGTTCCTGCACAAGGACGACGCCGTCTGCCCCGCCAAGGGGTTCTACACCTACGCGTCCTTCATCCGCGCCACCAGGAAGTTCCCCAAGTTCGGCGCCACCGGCGACCTCGTGACGCGCAGGCGCGAGGTCGCCGCCTTCCTCGCGCAGATCTCCCACGAGACGACGGGCGGGTGGGCGACCGCGCCGGACGGCCCATACTCGTGGGGCCTGTGCTACAAGGAGGAGATCAGCCCGCAGAGCAGCTACTGCGACGCCACGGACAAGCAGTGGCCGTGCTACCCCGGCAAGTCCTACCATGGCCGAGGCCCCATCCAAATCTCATG GAATTTCAACTACGGTCCGGCGGGGCAGGCCCTGGGGTTCGACGGGCTGCGGAACCCGGAGCTGGTGGCCAACTGCTCGGACACGGCGTTCCAGACGGCGTTGTGGTTCTGGATGACGCCCAGGGAGACCAAGCCGTCGTGCCACCAGGTGATGGTCGGCGAGTACCGCCCCAGCAGGGCCGACGCCGCCGCGAACCGCACGGCCGGGTTCGGGCTGGTCACCAAcatcgtcaacggtggcctcgagtGCAACGTCGCCGACGACGCGCGGGTCAACAACCGGATCGGCTTCTACCGGCGGTACTGCCAGGTCCTCGGCGTCGACGTCGGGCCCAACCTCGACTGCGCGCACCAGCTCCCGTACTAG